The Sylvia atricapilla isolate bSylAtr1 chromosome 12, bSylAtr1.pri, whole genome shotgun sequence genome has a segment encoding these proteins:
- the MARVELD3 gene encoding LOW QUALITY PROTEIN: MARVEL domain-containing protein 3 (The sequence of the model RefSeq protein was modified relative to this genomic sequence to represent the inferred CDS: inserted 2 bases in 2 codons; deleted 4 bases in 2 codons): MLLVPEYRHSERKHLVQTCVCLHSGKYYPGGKPRDVIATRGRGRCPWKRRGTGTHXQQLVNRAQVPRPRTCAEDLSTFRRGRAWPGRSFQHFREGPAELRRADETEFTVPAAPRGGPARPPVPSTGGAGPHRAMAERGCPRAAGAGGRAVAGPEAEGPRGSRVVPRSLERRRCLYLRTGRGERGRRELLPPSCGAQRLARHPHGXLICGRGLTSASPPACCQMVEVLLAALILVCGSVSCGSAGGYTGLPALGGIYYYQYGGAYSGFSGADGERAQQLDQRFYLLKLPIARAAMAVGGCLLVFPCVLILVGVLRVPWHFPAWLLIECTLYIVIAVGTVPALYYFLHSLLSVYNSSVCKEREQLYQSKGYQGFWCSLHGAEIAAGLLCCMAAMAYLLSAGLAVRDYRTVHEQKQKPLQL; this comes from the exons ATGTTACTGGTTCCCGAGTACAGgcacagtgaaagaaaacatcttgtCCAGACTTGTGTCTGTTTACACTCAGGTAAATATTATCCAG GTGGGAAACCTCGAGACGTTATCGCCACAAGGGGC CGAGGACGGTGTCCGTGGAAGCGAAGGGGAACGGGCACGC GCCAACAGCTGGTGAACCGTGCGCAGGTGCCG AGACCGCGCACCTGCGCCGAGGATCTGAGCACCTTCAGACGCGGCAGGGCCTGGCCGGGCCGGAGCTTCCAGCACTTTAGGGAAGGGCCGGCGGAGCTGAGGCGAGCGGACGAGACGGAGTTCACGGTGCCGGCAGCACCCcggggcggcccggcccggccccccgTCCCCAGCaccggcggagcggggccgcaCCGGGCCATGGCGGAGCGGGGCTGCCCCCGTGCCGCCGGAGCGGGCGGGCG CGCCGTAGCCGGACCAGAGGCAGAGGGGCCGCGGGGAAGTCGCGTCGTGCCGCGGTCGCTGGAGCGCCGCCGCTGCCTGTACCTGCGCACGGGCCGGGGTGAGCGCGGCCGgcgggagctgctccctccGTCCTGCGGGGCGCAGCGTCTGGCCCGGCACCCTCACG CGCTAATTTGTGGCCGCGGACTCACCTCGGCCTCCCCTCCAGCCTGCTGCCAGATGGTGGAGGTCCTGCTAGCTGCCCTGATCCTGGTCTGCGGTTCCGTGTCCTGTGGCTCGGCGGGAGGATACACCGGCCTCCCCGCTCTGGGGGGCATCTACTACTACCAGTACGGCGGGGCCTACAGCGGCTTCAGTGGAGCGGATGGGGAGCGAGCCCAGCAGCTTGACCAACGTTTTTACCTACTGAAGCTGCCCATTGCAAGGGCAGCGATGGCCGTGGGAGGGTGTCTCCTCGTCTTCCCTTGTGTTCTTATTTTGGTTGGTGTTCTGCGGGTCCCGTGGCACTTTCCAGCATGGCTGCTAATTGAATGCACCCTGTACATAGTGATTGCAGTTGGCACAGTGCCTGCTCTGTACTATTTCCTCCATTCTCTGCTGAGCGTTTATAATTCGTCAGTGtgtaaagagagagaacagctTTATCAAAGCAAAGGCTATCAGGGCTTCTGGTGCAGCCTGCACGGGGCAGAGATTGCTGCTGGCCTCTTGTGCTGCATGGCTGCCATGGCATATCTGCTCAGTGCAGGCCTGGCTGTCAGAGATTACAGGACAGTTCATGAACAGAAACAGAAGCCCCTGCAATTATAA
- the PHLPP2 gene encoding PH domain leucine-rich repeat-containing protein phosphatase 2 isoform X1 — MGEAGPGPGPGPGAGPGPREAQEPEEDEAAALAGARGGRAGPRGGIRVLKRNAKRTGSRSCQSRSRVGSRERTWLKGDVGRGCVYVYGRDSAAAAPSDLRLVLCTVDTQASEICDGEGRKNLFLQLHGDLVRRLEPTEKPLQIVYDYLAGLGFDDPLRMQEEATNSDLSCMIRFYSEKPYQVEQLDRVLLSGVYNVRKGKTQLHKWAERSVTLCGTCLIVSSVKDSHAGKMHILPLIGGKVEEIKRRQYTLAFTSAGAQAQTYHISFETLAECQRWHRQASTIVSMRFSMVDLSCYSLEEVPEHLFYSQDITYLNLRHNFMRTSGAGSLDSLYRFSQLKSLNLSHNRLGEFPVSLCEISTLTELNISCNGLHYLPSQIGKLLNLQTFWLDGNFLTSLPEEMGNLQQLSCLGLSFNNFCELPAICEKLVTLDKLALAGNLLETLDLTVLNRMSHIKSVDLRLNNLKRAATDTLEGNKSVAYMDLRDNQMTDLDLSSLVSLEQLHCERNKLRELTLSGFSLRALYANSNCLTAVNIYPVPGLLTCLELSHNQLQCVPDWACEAKKLEVLDMSYNLLLELPSRILRSLSLRKLMVGHNRLQSLPPLLEHIPLEVLDLQHNLLTKLPETLFVKALNLRYLNASANSLESLPSAFTGEESLSMLQLLYLTNNNLTDQCIPVLVGHPNLRILHLANNNLQTFPASKLSKLEHLEELNLSGNKLKTIPTTVANCKLLHTLIAHSNEISIFPEILHLPRIQFVDLSCNELTEILIPEALPGALQELDLSGNTNLVLEHKTLDIFSHITTLKIDAKPSLVPADSALTSAFWSHGVAELAGQRNKLCVSSLALGSFAEGVEAVYGMFDGDKNEELPRLLQCTMADVLLEEVQQSDTMFMSNTFLVSHRKLGMAGQKLGSSAVLCYIRNEVADPASNFSLTVANVGTCQAVLCRSGKAVPLSKVFSLEQCSEEARRVKGQKAIITEDNKVNGVTCCTRMLGCTYLHPWILPKPHVNSIPLTVQDELLLLGNKALWEHLSYAEAVSAVQHLHDPLAAAKKLCTLAQSYGCQDNVGAMVVCLNISEDNCTCEMHGLTLAGPGGFSATTTKPATPSCSSGIASEFSSELSASEVSSEVGSTASDEHSAVGLDGSLLPRQERRCSLHPVPPSSIFQRQPSSATFSSNQSDNGLDSDDEQPVEGVMTNGSKVEVEVDIHCCKGKGLELERPAAEYSSSAPGPEDDSGLVLIIRRQNSVNSNIVQRGVKEKCELQKSLSTCCLYGKKLSNGSIVPLEESLNLIEVATEAPKKKTGYFAAPSQMEPEDQFVVPPDLEEEVKEQMKQHQDDRADQELKEEHAAPLPEEFDTAL, encoded by the exons GAGGCTGGAGCCCACAGAAAAACCCCTTCAGATTGTATATGACTACTTGGCTGGGTTGGGTTTTGATGATCCTCTCAGAATGCAGGAAGAGGCAACAAACTCTGATCTCAGCTGTATGATTCGCTTTTACAGTG aaaagccATATCAAGTGGAACAGTTGGATCGCGTCCTGCTCTCTGGAGTCTATAACGTACGCAAAGGAAAGACCCAGCTGCACAAGTGGGCAGAGCGCTCAGTCACTCTCTGTGGTACGTGCCTCATTGTGTCCTCAGTGAAGGACAGCCATGCAGGGAAGATGCACATCTTGCCTCTCATTGGAGGGAAG GTGGAAGAGATAAAACGTCGGCAGTACACCCTTGCTTTCACGTCTGCTGGAGCACAAGCTCAGACATACCACATTTCCTTTGAAACGCTGGCAGAGTGCCAGCGATGGCACCGGCAAGCATCCACG attgTGTCTATGCGATTTAGCATGGTTGACCTTTCATGCTACAGCCTTGAGGAAGTACCAGAGCACCTCTTCTACAGTCAAGATATCACCTACCTCAACTTACGCCACAATTTTATGAGAACAAGTGGAGCAGGGAGTCTTGACTCTCTTTACAG GTTTTCTCAATTGAAGAGTCTGAATTTGTCTCATAATAGACTGGGAGAGTTTCCTGTATCACTGTGTGAGATCTCTACTCTGACAGAGCTTAATATTTCCTGTAATGGACTTCATTACTTGCCAAGTCAGATTGGGAAACTGTTGAA TCTCCAGACCTTCTGGCTTGATGGCAATTTCCTCACATCCTTACCAGAAGAGATGGGAAAccttcagcagctcagctgtctTGGGCTCTCCTTCAATAACTTCTGTGAACTGCCAGCAATTTGTGAGAAACTTGTCACCTTAGACAAACTAGCCCTGGCAGGGAACTTGCTAGAGACCTTGGACTTGACAGTGCTGAACCGTATGAGTCACATCAAAAGTGTAGACCTGAG GCTGAACAACCTGAAGAGAGCAGCAACTGACACTCTGGAGGGGAACAAATCTGTGGCTTATATGGATTTACGAGACAATCAGATGACAGATCTGGATCTGAGCTCCTTggtcagcctggagcagctgcactgcGAGCGAAATAAGCTGAGAGAGCTGACGCTGAGCGGCTTCTCCCTTCGGGCCCTGTATGCCAACAGCAACT GTCTGACAGCTGTCAATATTTATCCGGTTCCTGGTCTACTGACGTGTCTAGAACTCTCTCA CAATCAACTACAGTGTGTCCCAGACTGGGCCTGTGAAGCAAAGAAACTGGAAGTTTTGGATATGAGCTACAACCTACTCTTGGAGCTTCCATCAAG GATCCTCAGAAGCTTGAGTCTTCGGAAGTTGATGGTGGGGCACAATCGTCTGCAGAGCCTTCCACCTCTTCTAGAACACATTCCACTGGAGGTGCTGGACCTTCAGCACAATCTGTTGACTAAACTCCCAGAGACACTCTTTGTCAAAGCTCTGAA CCTCAGGTACCTGAATGCATCTGCAAACAGCCTGGAGTCCTTGCCCTCCGCATTCACGGGGGAGGAGAGTTTGAGCATGCTGCAGCTGCTATACTTGACTAATAACAACCTCACAGATCAATGCATCCCCGTCTTGGTGGGACACCCAAACCTACGGATCCTGCATCTGGCAAACAACAACCTGCAGACTTTTCCTGCAAG CAAACTTAGTAAGCTGGAACACTTGGAAGAACTGAATCTGAGTGGCAATAAACTGAAAACAATTCCTACAACAGTTGCAAACTGCAAGCTACTTCATACACTTATTGCACACTCTAatgaaatcagcatttttccagAAATCCTGCATTTGCCCCGTATTCAG TTTGTGGATTTGAGCTGCAATGAGTTAACTGAAATCCTAATCCCTGAGGCACTGCCAGGTGCCTTGCAAGAGCTGGATCTGAGTGGAAACACAAACCTGGTGTTAGAACACAAGACACTGGATATCTTCAG TCACATTACCACACTGAAGATTGATGCTAAGCCCTCCCTCGTGCCGGCAGACTCGGCACTTACTTCTGCCTTCTGGAGTCACGGAGTAGCTGAGCTGGCAGGCCAAAGAAATAA GCTGTGTGTGTCATCCCTGGCACTGGGGAGCTTTGCAGAGGGGGTGGAGGCTGTGTATGGCATGTTTGATGGTGACAAGAATGAAGAACTGCCACGCTTGCTGCAGTGCACCATGGCCGATGTGCTCCTGGAGGAGGTACAGCAGTCTGACACCATGTTCATGTCCAACACCTTCTTGGTCTCCCACAG GAAGCTGGGCATGGCTGGGCAGAAGCTGGGTTCCTCTGCTGTCCTTTGCTACATTCGTAATGAGGTGGCTGATCCAGCCAGCAACTTTTCTCTGACGGTGGCCAATGTGGGGACGTGCCAAGCTGTTCTGTGCCGAAGTGGAAAAGCAGTGCCTCTCTCCAAAGTCTTCAGCCTTGAACAATGTTCAGAAGAAGCCAGGAGAGTCAAGGGGCAAAAAGCCATTATAACAGAG GACAATAAAGTCAATGGTGTGACTTGCTGTACTCGGATGCTGGGCTGCACGTACCTGCATCCTTGGATCCTGCCCAAGCCACATGTCAATTCCATTCCACTGACTGTACAAGATGAGTTGCTGCTTCTAGGGAACAAAGCTCTCTGGGAACACCTTTCTTATGCAGAGGCTGTCTCAGCTGTGCAGCACCTACACGACCCACTAGCTGCTGCAAAGAAACTCTGCACTTTAGCCCAAAGCTATGGTTGCCAAGACAATGTTGGTGCAATGGTGGTATGTCTGAATATCAGTGAGGACAACTGCACCTGTGAGATGCATGGCCTCACTCTGGCAGGCCCTGGGGGATTTAGTGCTACCACCACCAAACCAGCAACACCTTCATGTAGCAGTGGAATTGCTTCAGAGTTCAGCAGTGAACTATCTGCTTCTGAGGTTAGCAGTGAGGTAGGCTCTACTGCATCAGATGAACACAGTGCTGTTGGTCTTGACGGCAGTTTGCTACCACGACAAGAACGACGTTGCAGCCTACATCCTGTGCCTCCCTCAAGCATCTTTCAGCGCCAACCTTCCAGTGCCACCTTCTCTAGCAACCAGTCTGACAATGGTCTAGATAGTGATGATGAGCAGCCTGTGGAAGGTGTGATGACAAATGGCAGTAAAGTGGAGGTAGAGGTGGACATCCATTGCTGTAAAGGAAAGGGCCTGGAATTAGAACGTCCTGCTGCAGAGTACAGCTCTTCTGCTCCAGGGCCAGAGGATGACTCTGGGCTTGTACTCATCATTCGGAGGCAGAACAGTGTAAACAGCAACATTGTGCAGAGAGGGGTCAAGGAGAAGTGTGAACTCCAAAAATCACTTTCCACATGTTGTCTTTATGGAAAGAAGCTTTCCAATGGCTCTATAGTGCCCTTGGAGGAGAGCCTCAACCTCATCGAAGTAGCAACAGAGGCACCCAAAAAGAAGACAGGCTATtttgctgctccatcccagatGGAGCCAGAAGATCAATTTGTGGTGCCACCTGATCTGGAAGAGGAAGTGAAGGAACAAATGAAGCAGCACCAGGACGACAGAGCAGATCAGGAGCTGAAAGAAGAACACGCAGCACCCCTGCCAGAGGAGTTTGACACAGCTTTGTAA